From the Homo sapiens chromosome 1, GRCh38.p14 Primary Assembly genome, one window contains:
- the SPATA45 gene encoding spermatogenesis-associated protein 45 → MASINRTIEIMKKHGVSKQHLLEEINKKRESNCLVERSNQVSLLRVQKRHFPDAYQSFTDTTTKEPVPNSGRSSWIKLSLLAHMERKHFPPKNNAIFG, encoded by the exons ATGGCATCTATAAACAGAAccattgaaataatgaaaaaacatgGAGTAAGCAAACAACATCTCCTGGAGGAGATAAACAAAAAGCGTGAATCCAACTGCTTGGTGGAACGAAGCAATCAAGTCAGCTTACTGAGAGTTCAAAAGAGGCACTTCCCGGATGCCTATCAGTCCTTTACTGATACCACAACCAAAGAGCCTGTTCCCAACAGTGGCAGGAGCTCCTGGATCAAGCTGAGTCTCCTTGCTCACATGGAGAGAAAGCACTTTCCACCAAAAA ataatgCCATATTTGGATAA